The Setaria italica strain Yugu1 chromosome VIII, Setaria_italica_v2.0, whole genome shotgun sequence genome includes the window ACCGAGCAACTCCTCCCACCGAGCAAGCCAAGCTTAACCTGCATGAGGGCCgtcaaggaaaataaaaatttgtTTAGTACAAGAGAACTTGCATGCCGACATTAATAAGTCACTGGAAACGGACGGAACTCAGACACAAGAACGGATATATGTACGTATGTAAATGTCAAATGTaatatataaaaaatactaccaaacaatatatatatatatatatatatatatatatatatatatatatatatatatatatatatatatagctttTGGTATTCATCTATACATATACAAACATAGTGCaaactatgaatctagaaataccaaaacgacatacaatttgaaacggaaggtGTGTGTATATATTACTAGAGGAGCCATAAATAAGGCAGAATGCATCGTGCTAGCGAACTGAGCAACAATTGGACATGCTAGTAAGTAGTAAGAGATTTTGGGATGGGCTAATAGCGTGGAGAGAGTGCGCATACATGTGCATGCAGAAGAGGCAAGACTGATTTGCATTGAACAGATTCAACAGCCAGGTGTCGCGGGGTTGTCGCATCCTGACTCCGTGACAGCAGCTTCATCGCCAGCTGCTGAGGCCCCGCCATTGTCGGAAACATTATCACCATCATCGGACTGGAATTGGGAAGGAATTTGACTAGTTAAAGAAAAGTCGAACTGCATGTTGGAAGTTACCATGCACGTACCAAATAATCGTCTTTGCGTCGTTTGAGTATGATTCTTGGACCGTTGGGATGGAGTTGTGATGTGTTCCTCAGCTCAGCCTCTACCTTCTCCACGTCATCAATAGAGGCACCCTCACAGTCGACAGCTATTTTGACACTGCAAAATGAAGGGAGGCACTCCAGCCCGAGATCACCGCAGCTACCGTTTCCATCCTTATATAAGGCCCTGACGGGAACATCAAACCAAAGCTCTTGGAGGTTCGGCATCACTGGCTGTTGTGCTATTGATCTGCTGCATTCATCCTTTGTTTTGGTACCAAAGGCTGTAGCACCCATCCCATTCCAGATGCTAAATGAAACACCAGTAGAGTACTCGTTGAGCACCAACTGGACCATCCAACCATACAACTTGCAACATCTCAACTTCTTGAAGAAGCCATCAACCACAGTATTTATATTAGCTACAGTTGCCATGCAAGCCATCGACGGCCGACGCGTTGACAGAATGAGGAAACGGAGCTCTGGCAATGCACCCAGGGCTCTCAAACCTCGCTCGTCCATATGATCCACTCTCAAGCACAAGTAGTGGAGGATGGGGAGATGCATGGGACTAATCCCTGATGACAGCTGACGGAACGGTACAGAAGTTAACTCCAAATGCTGGAGATGCCCCGGAAACACCGCTCTGTCCCACTCCCTCATTGCGGCTTCACCCTTATAATCCCTTAGTTCCAGATGCTGGAGTTTGTGGAGATTGCCTAGTGAATGCACAAGATCTGACTGCACTATCCCTTTCAAGTGACCAACACTAATGTTGAGCACCCTGAGTTCGCTCTGGTTGCCAACGTCCTTCATAAATTGCCGCTGGGACTCCTCATCCAAGTTATCAATACGTATACACAGGTACTCTAATGACGTCACCTTCCTCAGGATCGACCCATCAGGCACGCACGTAGAGAAGTCGCCACGTAGGCAGACCAACTGCGTTAACTGGCAAATGGCCGATGGCAGTACCTTTACATAAGAACCATGCAAGTGAAGTGTCTGTAGAAACTTCAGTTTTCCTATTTCTTCCGGGAGCTGATTAATACCAGATTCACCACCTTGTACATATCGTAGCCCAAGGTACCTCAAATGAAGTAGATTTCCAAGGTGCTTAAGACCCTGCCAGCCTGGCTCAGGCATTTTGTATTGCGCTACATCTAGCACTCGCAAGAGTTTAAAGCTTGGATGCAAGACCCAACTCTGAATATCAGAACTATAGGCAACCAATGACCTCACTTGTGCGATGTCCATGTGATCGTCCTGCTGAGTTTGCTTCATAATTCTGTTCTGGAGAGCTAACCTGCGCACCCTATTCTGATGTGGCGATGTTCCTTCATCATCATTTGATGAGATAGTCACAAAGTTTTCTTCATATGACAAGGCACATATGAGATCAAGAACCATGTCATGAACATAACAGGCATATACTATGCCATTCGCTTCTGACTCGACCGCCTGGATCATGCTTCTATTTATGAGCTGATTGAAGTATTCCTCTCCCTGCTGAAACAAGCTGGTCCCTCTTTTCTTCTCCACGAAACCTTCAGCTATCCATTTCCATATCAAAGAATCTTTCTCAATATCATAGTCTTCTGGATACACGCTTAGATACAGTAAGCAGGTCCTTAGATAAGAAGGCAGATCATAGTAGCTAAGAGACAATATCCACTCAGTATCATCTACCTGCTGGTTACCCTGACCACGATAGAAACCAGGAGAGTTGCACACAGCAAACCAATCTTCTCTTGATTTACCCACCAGCAAACTGGCCATTGTGATGATAGCTAATGGTATACCACCACATTTTTTCAGAATCTTTTCATATGCCTCCGCAGGGTGATTAGCAGGATATTCACCATTAACACCAAACAGCCTTGTTTTGAATAATTTCTCTGAGTGATCAGGGGAAAGTGTGCGTAGCTCATAAACCTCCTCCATGCTGGCTACATCTTGATTGCGAGTAGTTGTGATTACTCTACTTCCACTCTCATTCTCAACCAAGGCTGTTTTAATTGTCTTCCAAGTTGGTATGTCCCATACATCGTCAATAACGATGAAGTACCTAGCAACATGACAGTACGGATTAATACCCAAAGTTGATAAACCGTTGACCATGTATAAAAGAAAGAAGAGTGACAAAGTATAGAATAAAATCTTTAAAATGCTAGAAAAAATTTACTAATATAATGTATTCTATTATCTAAAATCTACTCTATATTTATGACCTTGATGTAAATATTGTAGTTTATAAAGTAAACATTATCTTTATAAACACAAGAGAGTTTTATCTACAATAAAGTCTCATTCCTTAAAGTTGAATTGTTTTAGTATAATGATAGATAGCATATCAGGGAGTAGCTTTAAATATTTACAGCCAGTAGATAGCATATCAAAGACTAGAATTGTCTATGGCTACGTGATAGTTAAGGAATAACAATTCAACTTTAAGCCTTTTAATGTGAATTTATAACGTTGTCTCCCTTGCCAGTCTGTCGTAAAAATTTGTGAAAGTTGTGCTCGACTAATTCGTAAGGAAACAAAAACAATTTCAAAACTAACAGAGAAACTATTAATTTAGTGACATATGCTCATCATCTTAATTAGAGCGTTGAGTACCTCTTGTTTTGGAGGAATGTTCGGAGTTCACTAATAAGCAGGGATTCGTTCTTTACATCACGAATGGCCTCGTACTCCTTTTTGTCGAGAAGAAGGAAGATCTCTTTCAAGACTTGTGCCAGGTCAGGTTTCCGGCCAACGGAAAGAAAGGCTCTACAATCATATCGCGGACTATCACAAAGCTCATCGTAAACCGCCTTGGCAAGAGTCGTCTTGCCCAGTCCCCCAACTCCAACCACTGAAACTATCTTCATCTTGTTATTGCTGCCAGAGACGTCAGAATCTCCATTGCCGTGAGGCGTCGGCAGAAGCATGGCTATGAGGTCCCCCTTCGTCTCCTCGATGCCGATGAGCTGGGCTGCTTCTTTGTGCATGTCCGCAAGGCGAGGATCCGGCTTTGTTGGCAACACAGGTTGCGACACCGCAACCGAGAACCTGTCACGGCGGTCAGCCACCTCCTGAAGTCGCTTCTTCATGGCCTCGATGGCGCCGGCCATGGTGTGGCGCTCCTTGCTCTTGTTGAACAAGTTGGCAATATTCTTGAGGAGACGTTTGAGTAGGCCATCCTTCTTCTCAGCTGGGGTGTCTACGTCGACGATGCTGACAAGGAAGGTGTCGAGGATGTCCTCCATGTCGTAGGACGCCTC containing:
- the LOC101758884 gene encoding disease resistance protein RPP13 isoform X2; the protein is MDLVSGAVGSVIGKLGELLQAEYNLQKGLHEQIKFLKDELESAQTALSKVGEVPPEQLDPQVKLWASKVREASYDMEDILDTFLVSIVDVDTPAEKKDGLLKRLLKNIANLFNKSKERHTMAGAIEAMKKRLQEVADRRDRFSVAVSQPVLPTKPDPRLADMHKEAAQLIGIEETKGDLIAMLLPTPHGNGDSDVSGSNNKMKIVSVVGVGGLGKTTLAKAVYDELCDSPRYDCRAFLSVGRKPDLAQVLKEIFLLLDKKEYEAIRDVKNESLLISELRTFLQNKRYFIVIDDVWDIPTWKTIKTALVENESGSRVITTTRNQDVASMEEVYELRTLSPDHSEKLFKTRLFGVNGEYPANHPAEAYEKILKKCGGIPLAIITMASLLVGKSREDWFAVCNSPGFYRGQGNQQVDDTEWILSLSYYDLPSYLRTCLLYLSVYPEDYDIEKDSLIWKWIAEGFVEKKRGTSLFQQGEEYFNQLINRSMIQAVESEANGIVYACYVHDMVLDLICALSYEENFVTISSNDDEGTSPHQNRVRRLALQNRIMKQTQQDDHMDIAQVRSLVAYSSDIQSWVLHPSFKLLRVLDVAQYKMPEPGWQGLKHLGNLLHLRYLGLRYVQGGESGINQLPEEIGKLKFLQTLHLHGSYVKVLPSAICQLTQLVCLRGDFSTCVPDGSILRKVTSLEYLCIRIDNLDEESQRQFMKDVGNQSELRVLNISVGHLKGIVQSDLVHSLGNLHKLQHLELRDYKGEAAMREWDRAVFPGHLQHLELTSVPFRQLSSGISPMHLPILHYLCLRVDHMDERGLRALGALPELRFLILSTRRPSMACMATVANINTVVDGFFKKLRCCKLYGWMVQLVLNEYSTGVSFSIWNGMGATAFGTKTKDECSRSIAQQPVMPNLQELWFDVPVRALYKDGNGSCGDLGLECLPSFCSVKIAVDCEGASIDDVEKVEAELRNTSQLHPNGPRIILKRRKDDYLLAMKLLSRSQDATTPRHLAVESVQCKSVLPLLHAHVKLGLLGGRSCSVGGVNFRTLEW
- the LOC101758884 gene encoding disease resistance protein RPP13 isoform X1, yielding MDLVSGAVGSVIGKLGELLQAEYNLQKGLHEQIKFLKDELESAQTALSKVGEVPPEQLDPQVKLWASKVREASYDMEDILDTFLVSIVDVDTPAEKKDGLLKRLLKNIANLFNKSKERHTMAGAIEAMKKRLQEVADRRDRFSVAVSQPVLPTKPDPRLADMHKEAAQLIGIEETKGDLIAMLLPTPHGNGDSDVSGSNNKMKIVSVVGVGGLGKTTLAKAVYDELCDSPRYDCRAFLSVGRKPDLAQVLKEIFLLLDKKEYEAIRDVKNESLLISELRTFLQNKRYFIVIDDVWDIPTWKTIKTALVENESGSRVITTTRNQDVASMEEVYELRTLSPDHSEKLFKTRLFGVNGEYPANHPAEAYEKILKKCGGIPLAIITMASLLVGKSREDWFAVCNSPGFYRGQGNQQVDDTEWILSLSYYDLPSYLRTCLLYLSVYPEDYDIEKDSLIWKWIAEGFVEKKRGTSLFQQGEEYFNQLINRSMIQAVESEANGIVYACYVHDMVLDLICALSYEENFVTISSNDDEGTSPHQNRVRRLALQNRIMKQTQQDDHMDIAQVRSLVAYSSDIQSWVLHPSFKLLRVLDVAQYKMPEPGWQGLKHLGNLLHLRYLGLRYVQGGESGINQLPEEIGKLKFLQTLHLHGSYVKVLPSAICQLTQLVCLRGDFSTCVPDGSILRKVTSLEYLCIRIDNLDEESQRQFMKDVGNQSELRVLNISVGHLKGIVQSDLVHSLGNLHKLQHLELRDYKGEAAMREWDRAVFPGHLQHLELTSVPFRQLSSGISPMHLPILHYLCLRVDHMDERGLRALGALPELRFLILSTRRPSMACMATVANINTVVDGFFKKLRCCKLYGWMVQLVLNEYSTGVSFSIWNGMGATAFGTKTKDECSRSIAQQPVMPNLQELWFDVPVRALYKDGNGSCGDLGLECLPSFCSVKIAVDCEGASIDDVEKVEAELRNTSQLHPNGPRIILKRRKDDYLQLAMKLLSRSQDATTPRHLAVESVQCKSVLPLLHAHVKLGLLGGRSCSVGGVNFRTLEW
- the LOC101758884 gene encoding disease resistance protein RPP13 isoform X3, whose protein sequence is MDLVSGAVGSVIGKLGELLQAEYNLQKGLHEQIKFLKDELESAQTALSKVGEVPPEQLDPQVKLWASKVREASYDMEDILDTFLVSIVDVDTPAEKKDGLLKRLLKNIANLFNKSKERHTMAGAIEAMKKRLQEVADRRDRFSVAVSQPVLPTKPDPRLADMHKEAAQLIGIEETKGDLIAMLLPTPHGNGDSDVSGSNNKMKIVSVVGVGGLGKTTLAKAVYDELCDSPRYDCRAFLSVGRKPDLAQVLKEIFLLLDKKEYEAIRDVKNESLLISELRTFLQNKRYFIVIDDVWDIPTWKTIKTALVENESGSRVITTTRNQDVASMEEVYELRTLSPDHSEKLFKTRLFGVNGEYPANHPAEAYEKILKKCGGIPLAIITMASLLVGKSREDWFAVCNSPGFYRGQGNQQVDDTEWILSLSYYDLPSYLRTCLLYLSVYPEDYDIEKDSLIWKWIAEGFVEKKRGTSLFQQGEEYFNQLINRSMIQAVESEANGIVYACYVHDMVLDLICALSYEENFVTISSNDDEGTSPHQNRVRRLALQNRIMKQTQQDDHMDIAQVRSLVAYSSDIQSWVLHPSFKLLRVLDVAQYKMPEPGWQGLKHLGNLLHLRYLGLRYVQGGESGINQLPEEIGKLKFLQTLHLHGSYVKVLPSAICQLTQLVCLRGDFSTCVPDGSILRKVTSLEYLCIRIDNLDEESQRQFMKDVGNQSELRVLNISVGHLKGIVQSDLVHSLGNLHKLQHLELRDYKGEAAMREWDRAVFPGHLQHLELTSVPFRQLSSGISPMHLPILHYLCLRVDHMDERGLRALGALPELRFLILSTRRPSMACMATVANINTVVDGFFKKLRCCKLYGWMVQLVLNEYSTGVSFSIWNGMGATAFGTKTKDECSRSIAQQPVMPNLQELWFDVPVRALYKDGNGSCGDLGLECLPSFCSVKIAVDCEGASIDDVEKVEAELRNTSQLHPNGPRIILKRRKDDYLSDDGDNVSDNGGASAAGDEAAVTESGCDNPATPGC